A DNA window from Rossellomorea marisflavi contains the following coding sequences:
- a CDS encoding carboxypeptidase M32, giving the protein MNKEEIKKVSGAFKEYSSKMSAYNEALGLMFWDLRTGAPKKGASQRSEVIGMLSSEVFEMSTSSEMAAYLAKLTLVADNLDEITCALLEECQKEYDRNKKIPAKEYRDYVVLQSKAEGIWEEAKEKGDFSMFQPYLEKLVSTTKRFIDYWGYGENKYDTLLDLYEPGVTVDVLDEVFSDLKGKIVPLVHKISNAEAPRTEFLFDHFPKEKQKEFSLKVLEQMGYDFSAGRLDETVHPFAIGLNPGDVRVTTKYDEKDWRTAVFGTIHEGGHALYEQNISEKLIGTPLCTGTSMGIHESQSLFYENFVGRNLSFWKKNYATLKDFSTGQFDEVDLEAFYRAINESKPSLIRIEADELTYALHIIIRYEIEKGLFNDEIEVKDLPRIWNEKYEEYLGIRPTHDGEGVLQDVHWAGGSFGYFPSYALGYMYAAQFREAMREDIPNFDQLLEEGNLVPVKEWLTERVHQWGKLKKPLEILEDVTGEGLNAKYLADYLIEKYAGVYAL; this is encoded by the coding sequence ATGAATAAAGAAGAGATAAAAAAAGTGAGTGGTGCATTCAAGGAATACTCAAGTAAGATGAGCGCCTATAATGAAGCACTGGGACTCATGTTCTGGGACTTGAGGACGGGTGCACCGAAAAAGGGTGCCTCACAGCGTTCCGAAGTAATCGGGATGCTTTCGTCTGAAGTATTCGAAATGTCCACATCAAGTGAGATGGCAGCCTATCTGGCGAAGCTGACGCTGGTCGCCGACAATCTTGATGAGATCACGTGTGCCCTGTTGGAAGAATGTCAAAAGGAGTACGACCGGAATAAGAAGATCCCGGCCAAGGAATACCGGGACTATGTCGTCCTTCAGTCCAAAGCTGAAGGGATCTGGGAAGAGGCAAAAGAAAAAGGAGACTTCTCTATGTTCCAGCCGTATCTTGAAAAATTGGTTTCCACTACGAAACGGTTCATCGATTATTGGGGATACGGAGAAAATAAATATGATACCCTGCTCGACTTATACGAACCAGGCGTGACGGTCGATGTACTGGATGAAGTGTTCAGTGACCTCAAAGGGAAAATCGTCCCTCTCGTACATAAAATATCGAATGCAGAAGCGCCGCGGACGGAGTTCCTTTTCGATCATTTCCCTAAGGAAAAGCAAAAGGAATTCAGTCTCAAGGTCCTCGAGCAGATGGGGTATGATTTCAGTGCAGGGCGCCTCGATGAAACGGTCCATCCCTTTGCCATCGGCTTGAATCCCGGGGATGTAAGGGTCACCACCAAATACGATGAAAAAGACTGGCGGACGGCCGTCTTCGGTACCATCCATGAAGGAGGCCATGCACTCTATGAGCAAAATATATCAGAAAAGCTCATCGGGACGCCTCTTTGTACAGGTACCTCCATGGGAATCCACGAATCTCAGTCACTTTTCTATGAAAATTTCGTGGGCAGGAATCTTTCCTTCTGGAAAAAGAACTATGCTACATTGAAGGATTTCAGCACCGGACAATTCGATGAGGTGGACCTCGAAGCCTTTTACCGTGCCATCAATGAATCCAAGCCTTCCCTGATCCGGATCGAAGCAGATGAATTGACGTATGCCCTGCATATCATCATCCGATATGAAATCGAGAAAGGTCTCTTCAACGACGAGATCGAAGTAAAAGATCTCCCGCGCATCTGGAATGAAAAATATGAAGAATATCTCGGCATCCGTCCAACCCATGATGGGGAGGGAGTCCTGCAGGATGTGCACTGGGCCGGAGGAAGCTTCGGGTATTTCCCTTCCTACGCACTTGGGTATATGTACGCTGCCCAGTTCAGGGAAGCCATGAGAGAAGACATCCCGAACTTCGATCAGCTTTTGGAAGAGGGGAATCTCGTCCCCGTGAAGGAATGGTTGACGGAGAGGGTTCATCAATGGGGCAAACTGAAGAAGCCATTGGAAATCCTTGAAGACGTCACCGGTGAGGGCTTGAATGCCAAATACCTCGCGGACTACCTCATCGAGAAGTATGCCGGCGTCTATGCTCTCTGA
- a CDS encoding b(o/a)3-type cytochrome-c oxidase subunit 1: protein MTDTRGRSLSLAHLYVAYTALALGGLAGLLQVLVRSGGLTLPAGIGYYQILTVHGVLLGLILTTFFIIGFLHASIIRTAGPYSNRSIALGWLGFWIMLTGTLMSATMILLNEATVLYTFYAPLQAHWLFYLGLTLVIVGSWLSGGAMISAYRHWRKEHPGQTSPLLTFMAIITIVLWIIATLGVAGTVLFQLLPWSLGIVERVDVLTSRTLFWYFGHPLVYFWLLPAYMAWYAVIPKVIGGRVFSDSLARLSFLLFLLFSIPVGFHHQLVEPGIDAFWKYLQVVLTFMVVIPSLMTAFSLFATFEIRGRELGAKGLFGWIRKLPWRDSRFMVPFIGMLAFIPAGAGGLINASNQMNQVVHNTIWVTGHFHLTLATTVVLTFFGISYWLIPHLTGRVLTKEMNRLAIIQAIVWTVGMGIMSLSMHAAGLLGAPRRSSFSTYGDAPQALGWIPYQAAQAIGGTILFIGIILVLYIVVNLAFFAPKGSEAFPVAESGSAQTPKALEDWRIWLTILTALILIAYSVPFIDMIQQAPPASKGYRLW from the coding sequence ATGACTGACACGCGGGGTAGAAGCCTCTCTCTCGCCCATTTGTATGTCGCTTATACAGCCCTGGCACTGGGCGGACTGGCGGGTCTCCTGCAGGTTCTGGTCCGCTCAGGGGGCTTGACCCTGCCTGCAGGGATCGGCTACTATCAGATCCTTACCGTGCACGGGGTGCTTTTAGGGTTGATCCTCACCACTTTCTTCATTATCGGCTTCCTTCATGCCTCCATTATCCGGACTGCCGGCCCATACTCCAACAGGTCGATCGCATTGGGTTGGCTGGGGTTTTGGATCATGCTCACAGGGACACTCATGAGTGCCACCATGATCCTGTTGAATGAAGCCACCGTGCTCTATACATTTTATGCCCCGCTCCAGGCCCATTGGCTTTTTTACCTCGGCCTCACTTTGGTGATCGTGGGGAGCTGGCTATCCGGGGGTGCCATGATTTCCGCTTATCGTCACTGGAGGAAAGAACACCCTGGTCAGACGAGCCCATTGTTGACCTTCATGGCGATTATCACGATCGTACTCTGGATCATTGCAACACTCGGGGTAGCGGGGACCGTGCTCTTTCAGCTTCTCCCTTGGTCCCTCGGCATCGTGGAGCGCGTCGATGTTCTCACAAGTCGTACGCTATTCTGGTATTTCGGTCATCCACTTGTGTATTTTTGGCTGCTTCCTGCTTATATGGCATGGTATGCCGTCATCCCGAAGGTCATCGGAGGCAGGGTGTTTTCAGACTCACTAGCAAGATTGTCATTTCTCTTGTTTTTGCTGTTCTCGATCCCCGTCGGATTCCATCATCAGCTGGTCGAACCTGGAATCGATGCCTTTTGGAAGTACCTCCAGGTTGTGCTCACATTCATGGTGGTCATCCCCTCCCTCATGACCGCCTTTTCTCTCTTTGCCACATTTGAAATCAGGGGGAGGGAGCTCGGGGCGAAGGGATTATTCGGCTGGATACGCAAGCTTCCCTGGAGGGATTCACGCTTTATGGTTCCCTTCATCGGGATGCTTGCTTTCATACCTGCCGGTGCAGGAGGATTGATCAACGCCTCCAATCAAATGAACCAGGTGGTCCACAACACCATCTGGGTGACGGGTCATTTCCACCTCACCCTTGCGACAACCGTCGTTTTGACGTTTTTCGGAATCTCCTATTGGCTCATCCCCCACCTTACGGGACGGGTCCTGACAAAAGAGATGAACAGACTTGCCATCATCCAGGCAATCGTTTGGACTGTGGGGATGGGGATCATGTCCCTGTCCATGCACGCTGCCGGATTACTCGGAGCACCTCGAAGGTCCTCATTCTCCACTTACGGGGATGCCCCACAGGCACTCGGCTGGATCCCATATCAGGCAGCACAGGCAATAGGAGGAACGATTCTTTTCATCGGCATCATCCTTGTCCTCTATATCGTAGTGAACCTTGCTTTCTTTGCCCCAAAAGGCAGCGAGGCATTTCCAGTCGCTGAATCCGGATCTGCACAGACCCCGAAAGCCCTTGAGGACTGGCGGATCTGGCTGACCATCCTCACCGCCCTGATCCTGATCGCTTACAGTGTCCCTTTCATCGATATGATCCAACAGGCGCCCCCCGCCTCGAAGGGATATCGCCTTTGGTGA